One Triticum dicoccoides isolate Atlit2015 ecotype Zavitan chromosome 5B, WEW_v2.0, whole genome shotgun sequence genomic window carries:
- the LOC119310759 gene encoding BTB/POZ and MATH domain-containing protein 1-like yields MTTGGGEALITMHTTTTAGVDSALVRLRVDYNQFMAFPAGKALSSDVVSVGGQLKRIDVYPGGIRNYHKHVSIYLKNLSRSTCAKVIFEPFFLEKDGSPSAKITKHASVCENFASINNDNYCFGVEELGYAEFFQRSSLQRYVVDGHFTFLCSIVVVNELGPIPVPPSDISNSLGHLLEDDEMTSDVSFVVGGETFHAHRVILAARSPVFKAQLFGSMLEATTTSSTPIVLHEIAPSTFKAMLRFMYTDAWPEDADGDESSLVEMFQDLLAAADRYALDRLKLMCARKLWDNVTVHTVVSILLCAETYGCPELKNKCLDFCTVGKNYKEVTSTDG; encoded by the coding sequence ATGACGACCGGAGGAGGGGAGGCGCTGATAACGATGCACACAACCACGACGGCAGGTGTTGATTCTGCTCTCGTCCGTCTCAGAGTAGACTACAATCAGTTCATGGCGTTTCCCGCCGGCAAGGCCCTCAGCTCCGACGTGGTCTCCGTCGGCGGCCAGCTCAAGAGGATCGACGTCTATCCGGGAGGGATAAGGAATTACCACAAACACGTCTCCATCTACCTCAAAAACCTGAGCAGATCCACATGTGCCAAGGTCATCTTCGAGCCCTTCTTCCTGGAAAAGGACGGCAGTCCCTCTGCCAAGATCACAAAGCACGCGAGCGTGTGTGAGAACTTTGCGAGCATAAACAACGACAACTATTGCTTCGGCGTCGAAGAGCTGGGATACGCCGAGTTCTTCCAGCGGTCTTCTCTCCAGAGATACGTCGTCGACGGGCACTTCACGTTCTTGTGCTCCATCGTGGTCGTCAACGAGCTAGGCCCTATTCCTGTGCCACCCTCGGACATTTCAAACAGTCTCGGCCACCTTCTAGAAGATGATGAGATGACGTCAGACGTATCCTTCGTCGTCGGTGGCGAGACATTTCACGCGCACCGGGTGATTCTCGCGGCACGCTCACCGGTCTTCAAGGCACAGCTCTTTGGGTCCATGCTCGAGGCCACCACGACATCGTCGACGCCCATCGTGCTGCATGAGATTGCCCCCTCGACGTTCAAAGCTATGCTCAGGTTCATGTACACTGATGCATGGCCTGAAGACGCCGATGGTGACGAATCATCATTGGTCGAGATGTTTCAGGATCTACTTGCTGCTGCAGATCGGTATGCACTAGACAGGCTGAAGCTCATGTGCGCACGAAAGTTATGGGATAACGTGACGGTACATACTGTTGTGAGTATCTTGCTTTGTGCTGAAACGTATGGCTGCCCGGAGTTGAAGAACAAATGCCTTGACTTCTGCACAGTGGGAAAAAATTACAAGGAGGTAACATCCACTGATGGCTAG